The Caloenas nicobarica isolate bCalNic1 chromosome 30, bCalNic1.hap1, whole genome shotgun sequence genome contains a region encoding:
- the LOC135999852 gene encoding olfactory receptor 14A16-like, protein MGLELIDNIFLARMTEESVSVHAHRQQVSNSSSITQFLLLAFTDRRELQLLHFWLFLGIYLAALLGNGLIITTIACDQHLHTPMYFFLLNLSFLDLGCISTTVPKSMANSLWDTRDISYQGCVSQVFLLLFAISAECALLTVMSYDRYVAVCKPLHYGTLLDSRACVHMAAAAWASGFVYAGMHTTNTFSLPLCKGNALDQFFCEIPQILKLSCSHSYLREFGLLGFSGFLVLGSFIFILLSYVQIFRAVLRIPSEQGWHKAFSTCLPHLAVISLFISTGAFAYLKHHSISSPSLDLVVSVLYSVVPPTLNPLIYSLRNQELKDALRKLMTGCFQQP, encoded by the coding sequence TGTCCATGCCCATCGGCAGCAagtgtccaacagcagctccatcacccagttcctcctcctggcgttcacagacagacgggagctgcagctcttgcacttctggctcttcctgggcatctacctggctgccctcctgggcaacggcctcatcatcaccaccatagcctgtgaccagcacctgcacacccccatgtacttcttcctgctcaacctctccttcctcgacttgggctgcatctccaccactgtccccaaatccatggccaattccctctgggacaccagggacatctCTTACCAAGGTTGTGTTTCTCAggtctttctccttttatttgcaATATCAGCAGAGTGTGCccttctcactgtcatgtcctatgaccgtTACGTTGCcgtctgcaaacccctgcactacgggaccctcctggacagcagagcttgtgtccacatggcagcagctgcctgggccagtgggtttgTCTATGCTGGGATGCACACAActaatacattttcactgccactgtgcaagggcaatgccctggaccagttcttctgtgaaatcccccagatcctcaagctctcctgctcgcactcctacctcagggaattTGGGCTTCTTGGTTTCagtggttttctggttttgggaagttttattttcatcctgctgtcctatgtgcagatcttcagggctgtgctgagaatcccctctgagcagggatggcacaaagctttttccacgtgcctccctcacctggctgtgatCTCTCTGTTTATCAGCACTGGTGCATTTGCCTACCTAAAACAccactccatctcctccccatccctggatctggtggtgtctgttctgtactcagtggtacCTCCGACactgaaccccctcatctacagcttgaggaaccaggagctcaaggatgctcTTAGGAAGCTGATGACTGGATGTTTTCAGCAGCCATAG
- the LOC135999851 gene encoding olfactory receptor 14J1-like gives MSNSSSITQFLLLSFSDTWELQLLHFWLFLGIYLATLLGNGLIITTIACDQHLHTPMYFFLLNLALLDLGSISTAVPKSMANSLWDTRAISYTGCAAQLFFFLFCATAEYSLLTVMSYDRYVAICKPLHYGTLLGSRACVHMAAAAWATGFLSALLHTVSTFSLPLCKGNVVDQFFCEVPQILKLSCSCSYLRKDGILGFSAFLFFVCFVFIVLSYVQIFRAVLRMPSEQGRHKAFSTCLPHLAIVSLFIITGMFAYLKPPSISSPSLGVIVSVLYSVVPPAVNPLIYSMRNQELKNALWTLMTGCFLKQ, from the coding sequence atgtccaacagcagctccatcacccagttcctcctcctgtcGTTCTCAGacacatgggagctgcagctcttgcacttctggctcttcctgggcatctacctggctaccctcctgggcaacggcctcatcatcaccaccatagcctgtgaccagcacctccacacccccatgtacttcttcctgctcaacctcgccctcctcgacctgggctccatctccaccgcTGttcccaaatccatggccaattccctctgggacaccagggccatttcaTATACAggttgtgctgcccagctctttttttttcttttctgtgctacagcagaatattctcttctcacagtcatgtcctacgaccgctacgttgccatctgcaaacccctgcactacgggaccctcctgggcagcagagcttgtgtccacatggcagcagctgcctgggccactgggtttctcagtgctctgctgcacacggtcagtacattttcactgccactctgcaagggcaatgtcgtggaccagttcttctgtgaagtaccccagatcctcaagctctcctgctcatgCTCCTACCTCAGGAAAGATGGAATTCTTGGTTTTAGtgcctttttattctttgtgtgttttgtgttcattgtgctgtcctatgtgcagatcttcagggccgtgctgaggatgccctctgagcagggacgccacaaagccttttccacctgtctccctcacctggccatCGTGTCCCTGTTTATCatcactggcatgtttgcctacctgaagcccccctccatttcctccccatccctgggtgTGATAgtttctgttctgtactcagtagTTCCTCCAGCTGTGAATCctctcatctacagcatgaggaaccaggagctcaagaaTGCCCTGTGGACATTGATGACTGGATGTTTCCTGAAGCAATGA
- the LOC135999890 gene encoding olfactory receptor 6E1-like, with protein sequence MGPENGTAVTEFILEGFSGLDQRLQLLLSLFFLLIYLTTVMGNATIIFLVYADHRLQTPMYFFIGNLAFLEIWFTSSTSIKLVVILGSGRRTISLSSCFAQSYFYFALGCTEFVLLVVMSFDRYVAICQPLRYAAIMKPQLCIHLVVAAWVTGFTLFSYRLVILSQLTFCGSNKIHHFFCDNSPLFKLSCSDTSLLWKIDSVFLSFVILGSLCLTLAFYMCILFCILHLPAASGRKKAFTTCSSHLTTLAIVYGSCIVLYACPSEYVSLETNSIVALLNTVLYPFLNPFIYSLRNKTVILALNEAIAHITTQLFP encoded by the coding sequence ATGGGACCAGAAAATGGAACTGCAGTTACTGAGTTCATCCTagagggtttctcagggcttgaTCAAAGACTACAGCTCTTactctctctgttctttctgctcATATACCTGACAACAGTGATGGGGAACGCTACCATCATTTTCCTCGTGTATGCAGATCACCGCCTACAAacccccatgtactttttcattggcaatctggccttcctggaaatctggtttacatcCTCCACAAGCATCAAATTGGTTGTGATCCTGGGTTCTGGTAGGAGAACAATCtcactaagcagctgctttgcccaatcctatttctattttgccctgggctgtacagagtttgttctacttgttgtcatgtcctttgaccgctatgttgccatctgccaaCCTTTGCGTTATGCTGCCAtcatgaagcctcagctctgcatccacctggttGTTGCTGCTTGGGTCACAGGCTTCACACTCTTCAGTTACCGCCTGgtcatcctctcccagctgactTTCTGTGGCTCAAATAAGATCCaccactttttctgtgacaactcccccttattcaaactgtcctgctctgacaccagcctgctctggaaaatagactctgttttcttatcctttgtcattctgggttccttatgtttaactctggcattttacatgtgcatccttttctgtattctacatcttccagcagcctctgggaggaaaaaagcttttaccacatgttcttcccatctcaccaCTTTGGCCATTGTATATGGGAGCTGTATTGTGCTCTATGCATGTCCTTCAGAATATGTTTCCTTGGAGACTAACAGCATTGTAGCATTGCTGAACACCGTCCTGTACCCATTCTTAAATCCATTCATCTACAGTCTCAGAAACAAGACTGTGATACTGGCCCTGAATGAAGCCATTGCCCATATAacaacacagcttttcccctaa